A genomic stretch from Aminobacter aminovorans includes:
- the purH gene encoding bifunctional phosphoribosylaminoimidazolecarboxamide formyltransferase/IMP cyclohydrolase has product MAVVSKKIPAPDLVPIRRALLSVSDKTGLIEFAKCLTNVGVELVSTGGTAKSISAEGIAVRDVSELTKFPEIMDGRVKTLHPSVHGALLGVRDDPEHVAAMAEHGIEPIDLVVVNLYPFEEVRESGAHYASIVENIDIGGPAMVRASAKNHAYVAIVTDPADYKDVLDSIVANNGCLTYEFRKKLAAKAFARTAAYDAAISGWFAEALEIETPDWRAFGGKLQSVMRYGENPHQSAGFYLTGDKRPGVATATQLQGKQLSYNNINDTDAAFELAGEFDPVRTAAVAIIKHANPCGVAEGATLTEAYARALACDPVSAFGGIVALNRILDAEAAEEIVKIFTEVIIAPDATPEAQAIVAAKKNLRLLVTGGLPDPDRAGLSVKSVAGGLLVQSRDNAIVGTLDLNVVTKRQPTQREIEDLKFAFRVAKHVKSNAIVYAKDLATVGIGAGQMSRVDSSRIAARKALDAAEAAGLAEPLTKGSVVASDAFFPFADGLLSAVEAGATAVIQPGGSMRDDDVIAAADAHGIAMIFTGIRHFRH; this is encoded by the coding sequence ATGGCCGTCGTTTCCAAGAAAATCCCCGCACCCGACCTCGTGCCGATCCGGCGCGCTTTGCTGTCGGTCTCCGACAAGACCGGGCTGATCGAATTCGCCAAGTGCCTGACCAATGTCGGCGTCGAGCTGGTCTCCACCGGCGGCACCGCCAAGAGCATTTCGGCCGAAGGCATCGCCGTCCGCGACGTTTCCGAGCTCACCAAGTTCCCCGAGATCATGGACGGCCGCGTCAAGACACTGCATCCGTCGGTGCATGGCGCATTGCTCGGCGTCCGCGACGACCCCGAGCATGTCGCTGCCATGGCCGAGCACGGCATCGAGCCGATCGACCTCGTGGTGGTCAATCTTTACCCCTTCGAAGAGGTGCGCGAATCCGGTGCCCACTATGCCTCGATCGTCGAGAACATCGACATCGGCGGCCCGGCCATGGTTCGCGCCTCGGCCAAGAATCACGCTTATGTCGCCATCGTCACCGACCCGGCCGACTACAAGGACGTGCTCGACAGCATCGTCGCCAACAATGGCTGCCTGACCTACGAGTTCCGGAAGAAGCTGGCGGCCAAGGCCTTTGCCCGTACCGCCGCCTATGACGCGGCGATCTCCGGCTGGTTCGCCGAAGCGCTCGAGATCGAGACGCCCGACTGGCGCGCCTTTGGCGGCAAGCTGCAAAGCGTCATGCGCTATGGCGAGAACCCGCATCAGTCGGCCGGCTTCTACCTGACCGGCGACAAGCGTCCCGGCGTTGCCACCGCGACCCAGCTCCAGGGCAAGCAGCTGTCCTACAACAACATCAACGACACCGACGCGGCCTTCGAGCTGGCCGGCGAGTTCGATCCCGTCCGCACCGCCGCGGTCGCCATCATCAAGCACGCCAATCCGTGCGGTGTCGCCGAGGGCGCAACGCTCACCGAGGCCTATGCCCGGGCGCTCGCCTGTGACCCAGTCTCGGCCTTCGGCGGCATCGTCGCGCTCAACCGCATCCTCGATGCCGAGGCGGCCGAGGAGATCGTCAAGATCTTCACCGAAGTCATCATCGCGCCGGATGCTACGCCGGAGGCCCAGGCGATCGTCGCCGCCAAGAAGAACCTGCGCCTGCTGGTGACGGGCGGCCTGCCCGATCCGGACCGAGCCGGGCTTTCGGTCAAGTCGGTTGCCGGCGGCCTGCTCGTCCAATCGCGAGACAACGCCATCGTCGGTACCCTCGACCTCAATGTCGTAACCAAGCGCCAGCCGACCCAGCGCGAGATCGAGGACCTGAAATTCGCCTTCCGTGTCGCCAAGCACGTCAAGTCGAACGCCATCGTCTACGCAAAGGACCTTGCCACGGTGGGTATCGGCGCCGGCCAGATGAGCCGGGTCGATTCATCGCGCATCGCCGCCCGCAAGGCGCTCGATGCCGCGGAAGCCGCCGGCCTCGCCGAACCGCTGACCAAGGGCTCCGTGGTCGCCTCCGACGCCTTCTTCCCCTTCGCCGACGGTCTGCTGTCGGCTGTCGAGGCAGGCGCCACCGCCGTCATCCAGCCGGGCGGCTCGATGCGCGACGACGACGTCATCGCCGCGGCAGATGCCCATGGCATCGCCATGATCTTCACCGGCATCAGGCACTTCAGGCATTGA
- a CDS encoding heparinase II/III family protein, with protein MSIAADNTTRLWALVAKEFWRKTRRRLRAGPAYSWRYSGRTPERVLIAPPDLRLADPQIALEIYYGRFPLSGHLVETGGQSPFLIDVPNRGWQRSLHGFRWLRHMRAAGTELAAANARALVSDWIALHGNRISGIAWEPATTAKRVIAWLQHSSVVLQGAEFAFYRSFLRSLAMQIRYLRSMSPEMPDGKDRLRARVALAFAALSLPAPVSALRSATRNLAEELDRQILPDGGHISRNPMAVLEILADLLPLRHTYANQAEQPPLALINAVERMLPALRFFRHQDGSLARFNGMGATIHDRIVAILRHDDTAGSPPLHATHSGYERLAMGGTTVIADTGTAPPIDVANQAHAGCLAFEMSSGRQHYIVNAGIDTYGAADLRPLARATAAHSTVTINDTSSASFAHSQRVSGVLGSPLFAGPKSVPTQRLDKPGIHGFVARHDGYAQRFGLHHERELSLSAGGSILSGCDRILRVGKTLIKNDGRDLVTIRFHVHPDVQLFRDQKERLVLTGPDIDTWVFTSPDVASEVEESIYFAGIGGPRRSRQIVLSFKASEISEVHWQFSRTRIISRLDG; from the coding sequence TTGTCGATCGCGGCGGACAACACGACGCGCCTTTGGGCACTCGTCGCCAAGGAGTTCTGGCGTAAGACGCGCCGGCGCTTGCGCGCCGGGCCGGCTTACAGCTGGCGCTACTCCGGGCGCACGCCCGAACGCGTGCTCATCGCGCCGCCCGACCTGCGCCTTGCAGACCCGCAGATCGCGCTTGAAATCTACTATGGCCGCTTTCCGCTTTCGGGCCATCTGGTCGAGACTGGCGGCCAGTCGCCTTTCCTGATCGACGTGCCAAATCGCGGCTGGCAGCGTAGCCTGCATGGCTTCCGCTGGCTGCGCCACATGCGCGCGGCCGGCACCGAGCTGGCGGCCGCCAACGCCCGCGCCCTGGTTTCCGACTGGATCGCTTTGCATGGCAACCGCATATCAGGAATAGCCTGGGAACCCGCAACCACCGCCAAGCGCGTCATCGCCTGGCTGCAGCACTCCTCGGTCGTTCTGCAGGGCGCCGAGTTTGCCTTCTACCGGTCGTTCCTGCGTTCGCTCGCAATGCAGATCCGTTATCTCCGGTCGATGTCGCCGGAGATGCCCGACGGCAAGGACCGGCTCCGCGCCCGCGTTGCGCTCGCCTTCGCCGCACTGTCGCTGCCGGCGCCTGTCTCGGCGCTGCGCTCGGCCACGCGCAACCTCGCCGAAGAGCTCGACCGCCAGATCCTGCCCGACGGCGGCCATATCTCGCGCAACCCGATGGCGGTTCTCGAAATCCTCGCCGACCTGCTGCCGCTGCGCCACACCTACGCCAACCAGGCCGAGCAGCCGCCATTGGCGCTGATCAACGCCGTCGAGCGCATGTTGCCGGCACTGCGCTTCTTCCGCCACCAGGACGGCAGCCTCGCCCGCTTCAACGGCATGGGCGCCACCATCCACGACCGCATCGTCGCGATCCTGCGCCATGACGATACCGCCGGCTCGCCGCCGCTGCACGCCACCCATTCCGGCTATGAGCGCCTCGCCATGGGCGGCACGACAGTAATTGCCGACACCGGCACGGCACCGCCGATCGACGTGGCGAACCAGGCCCATGCGGGCTGCTTGGCGTTCGAGATGTCGTCGGGCCGCCAGCACTATATCGTCAACGCCGGCATCGACACCTATGGCGCAGCCGACCTCAGGCCGCTGGCGCGCGCCACTGCCGCCCACTCGACCGTCACCATCAACGACACCTCGTCGGCAAGCTTCGCCCATTCGCAGCGCGTGAGCGGTGTGCTCGGCAGTCCGCTTTTCGCCGGACCGAAATCAGTACCGACCCAGCGCCTCGACAAGCCGGGCATCCATGGTTTTGTCGCCCGCCATGACGGCTATGCCCAGCGCTTCGGCCTCCATCACGAGCGCGAACTGAGCCTGTCGGCCGGCGGCAGCATCCTGTCGGGGTGCGACCGCATCCTTCGCGTCGGCAAGACGCTGATCAAGAATGATGGCCGCGACCTCGTCACCATCCGCTTCCACGTCCATCCCGACGTCCAGCTCTTTCGCGACCAGAAGGAGCGGCTGGTGTTGACCGGGCCGGATATCGACACTTGGGTCTTCACCTCGCCTGATGTTGCGTCCGAGGTCGAGGAATCGATATATTTCGCCGGTATCGGCGGTCCCCGCCGCTCCCGCCAGATCGTGCTGTCGTTCAAGGCCTCGGAAATCTCCGAGGTGCATTGGCAGTTCTCGCGCACGCGCATCATCAGTCGCCTCGACGGTTAG
- a CDS encoding RsmB/NOP family class I SAM-dependent RNA methyltransferase: protein MVPDAPGIAARMAAARLLAATIDARTPLDGLTDHEHGHPQFRALDMRDRGLVRAILATALRHRVTISKLISRRLEKPLPANATVLTHILHVAAAQILFLDIPDSAAVDLAVTHAKADPRTVRFSGLVNGVLRTLARAKEAELADMLATTNDAPDWFVERLTAAYGADEAKKILAAHRVEAPVDFTAKADPAKWAEQLGGTVLPTGSIRIERLSGPVAELPGFTEGAWWVQDAAAALPAKLFGDVSGQRVADLCAAPGGKTAQLVLSGAKVTAVEASKNRLARLAGNLERLGLDADKVNADILVYEPAELFDAVLLDAPCSSTGTVRRHPDVLWTKSPADITKLAGVQRALLDRAVKLVKPGGRIVFSNCSLDPEEGEALVAGFLAEHKGKVELDPIRAGEVSGIDDFVTATGFLRTTPAGLDLGNPAISGLDGFFAARFRRIA from the coding sequence ATCGTTCCCGACGCTCCGGGTATTGCCGCGCGCATGGCCGCGGCCCGCCTGCTGGCCGCGACGATCGACGCCAGGACCCCGCTCGACGGCCTGACCGATCACGAGCACGGCCACCCCCAGTTCCGCGCGCTCGACATGCGCGACCGTGGTCTGGTCCGCGCCATCCTGGCCACCGCACTTCGCCATCGCGTCACCATCTCCAAGCTGATCTCGCGCCGGCTTGAAAAGCCGCTGCCGGCCAACGCCACCGTGCTGACCCACATCCTGCACGTCGCGGCAGCGCAGATCCTGTTCCTCGACATTCCCGACAGCGCCGCCGTCGACCTTGCCGTCACCCACGCCAAGGCAGACCCGCGCACGGTTCGGTTCTCGGGCCTGGTCAATGGCGTGCTGCGCACTCTTGCCCGCGCCAAGGAAGCCGAGCTGGCCGACATGCTGGCAACGACCAACGATGCGCCCGACTGGTTCGTCGAGCGGCTGACTGCCGCCTATGGCGCGGATGAGGCCAAGAAGATCCTAGCCGCGCATCGCGTCGAGGCGCCTGTCGATTTCACCGCCAAGGCAGATCCGGCCAAATGGGCCGAGCAGCTGGGTGGCACCGTGCTGCCCACCGGGTCGATACGCATCGAGCGCCTTTCCGGTCCGGTCGCCGAACTGCCGGGCTTCACAGAAGGCGCCTGGTGGGTCCAGGACGCCGCCGCCGCCCTGCCAGCAAAGCTGTTTGGCGATGTCAGCGGCCAGCGTGTTGCTGATCTCTGCGCCGCCCCCGGCGGCAAGACGGCACAGCTCGTGCTCTCCGGCGCCAAGGTCACGGCGGTCGAAGCTTCGAAGAACCGCCTTGCCCGTCTTGCCGGCAATCTTGAGCGCCTTGGCCTCGATGCCGACAAGGTCAACGCCGATATCCTCGTTTACGAGCCTGCAGAGCTGTTCGATGCCGTCCTGCTCGATGCGCCATGCTCGTCAACCGGCACGGTCCGACGCCATCCCGACGTTCTGTGGACCAAGTCGCCTGCCGACATCACCAAGCTCGCCGGCGTCCAGCGCGCCCTGCTCGACCGTGCGGTCAAGTTGGTGAAGCCGGGTGGCAGGATCGTCTTTTCCAACTGCTCGCTCGACCCTGAAGAGGGCGAGGCCCTCGTCGCCGGCTTCCTGGCCGAACACAAGGGCAAGGTCGAACTCGACCCGATTCGCGCGGGCGAGGTCTCAGGCATCGACGATTTTGTCACCGCCACCGGCTTTTTGCGCACCACGCCCGCCGGCCTTGACCTCGGCAATCCCGCGATCTCCGGCCTCGATGGCTTCTTTGCAGCAAGGTTCCGCCGTATCGCCTGA
- the htpX gene encoding zinc metalloprotease HtpX, with amino-acid sequence MNMMRTAMLLATMTALFMGVGYLIGGSGGMTIAFLIAAAMNLFSYWNSDKMVLRMNHAVEVDERNAPEYYAIVRGLAANAGLPMPKVYLIDSPQPNAFATGRNPENAAVAASTGLLQRLSHEEVAAVMAHELAHIENRDTLIMTVTATLAGAISMLGNFAFFFGGNRDNNNPLGFVGVLVAMIVAPFAAMLVQMAISRTREYSADRRGAEICGNPLWLASALDKIARNVERIHNPEAERNPAMAPLFIINPLSGERMDNLFSTHPNTENRIAALQAMANEGVGRPTQRTAPQQTAQRSTPSSQQGPWGGRPAEQAAPEQPRPSSPWGRNPTGPKGPRS; translated from the coding sequence ATGAACATGATGCGGACGGCGATGCTTCTGGCGACCATGACGGCGCTGTTCATGGGCGTCGGCTACCTGATCGGCGGCTCCGGCGGCATGACGATCGCCTTCCTGATCGCGGCGGCCATGAACCTGTTCAGCTACTGGAACTCCGACAAGATGGTCCTGCGCATGAACCACGCCGTCGAGGTCGATGAGCGCAATGCGCCCGAATATTACGCCATCGTGCGCGGCCTCGCCGCCAATGCCGGCCTGCCGATGCCCAAGGTCTACCTGATCGACAGCCCGCAGCCCAACGCGTTTGCCACCGGCCGCAATCCTGAGAATGCCGCCGTCGCCGCCTCCACCGGCCTGTTGCAGCGGCTGAGCCATGAAGAAGTCGCAGCTGTCATGGCGCACGAACTCGCCCATATCGAAAACCGCGATACGCTGATCATGACTGTTACCGCGACCCTTGCCGGCGCGATCTCGATGCTCGGCAACTTCGCCTTCTTCTTCGGCGGCAACCGTGACAACAACAATCCGCTCGGCTTCGTCGGCGTGCTGGTGGCGATGATCGTGGCGCCTTTTGCCGCCATGCTGGTGCAGATGGCGATCAGCCGGACCCGCGAATATTCCGCCGACAGGCGCGGCGCCGAGATCTGCGGCAATCCGCTCTGGCTCGCTTCCGCCCTTGACAAGATCGCCCGCAACGTCGAACGCATCCACAACCCCGAAGCCGAGCGCAATCCTGCGATGGCTCCCCTCTTCATCATCAATCCTCTATCCGGCGAGCGCATGGACAATCTTTTCTCGACCCACCCCAATACAGAAAACCGCATCGCTGCCCTGCAGGCGATGGCGAATGAGGGTGTCGGTCGTCCAACCCAGCGCACGGCACCTCAGCAGACGGCGCAGCGTTCGACGCCTTCCAGCCAGCAGGGTCCATGGGGTGGTCGCCCTGCCGAGCAGGCGGCACCAGAGCAGCCACGTCCGTCCAGCCCATGGGGCCGCAACCCGACCGGGCCGAAAGGCCCGAGGTCGTGA
- a CDS encoding DUF1674 domain-containing protein, which produces MDDAKPQTDVETPAPKQLSPAARRALAEAEARREAYKVEEAKLPREIGGRGGKEPGRYGDWEIKGLTSDF; this is translated from the coding sequence ATGGACGACGCCAAACCGCAGACCGATGTGGAAACGCCTGCGCCAAAGCAACTTTCGCCGGCAGCCAGGCGTGCCCTGGCCGAAGCCGAGGCGCGTCGCGAGGCCTACAAGGTCGAGGAAGCCAAGCTGCCGCGCGAGATCGGCGGCCGCGGCGGCAAGGAGCCCGGACGCTATGGCGACTGGGAGATCAAGGGTCTGACCAGCGACTTCTGA
- a CDS encoding PepSY domain-containing protein — translation MTKMIPGLVLAVLLGAVPAQAQTKEPAVPPQNSLKLSEIIAKIEQRDQFRYISEIDWESEGYYDVIYYTSDKAKVEIKIDPVSGEPRM, via the coding sequence ATGACCAAGATGATTCCGGGACTCGTACTTGCTGTGCTGCTGGGGGCCGTACCGGCGCAGGCCCAGACCAAGGAACCGGCGGTGCCGCCGCAGAATTCACTCAAGCTGTCCGAGATCATCGCCAAGATCGAGCAGCGCGATCAGTTCCGCTACATCTCCGAGATCGATTGGGAGAGCGAAGGCTACTACGACGTGATCTACTACACGTCCGACAAGGCCAAGGTGGAAATCAAGATCGATCCGGTCAGCGGCGAGCCGAGGATGTAG
- a CDS encoding VWA domain-containing protein — protein sequence MAAGYGVNVAQLHNVKSGLSQAVDAAVTSTARDLTTGRIKLEDADKTVAAFVEANTDRLLAPGEKVVVGKTLVDRLAGTVQATAYIDVKVFFPLFGSANKRRISATTASLYSDKDIEVAMMLDVTGSMKGQKIRDLKSAAENAVEKLLENPRTRVALVPYAESVNVGALAEKTVFVEKAGARDLPPPDDATPREISINTGKQSDNCASDRKTPALEADFTDDGPATKRVGPDGRIYSAKVNLDDRVSSCPAASVVPLTADADKLNKAIEKFSANGVTAGAIGVQWAYYMLSDKWRAAIKDAKMGDGPADMDTAKVTKVAILMTDGQFNKAFAGVRNTSDGAASRRYAESLCTSMKENGIEIFTIGFDLNDPGMSKTERDQAKAVLKNCSSPDKSHIKHYYEASTGTELDEAYKAIIDATELLYLTM from the coding sequence ATGGCTGCCGGCTACGGCGTTAACGTGGCCCAGCTTCACAATGTCAAATCGGGACTGTCACAGGCAGTCGACGCCGCGGTGACGTCGACAGCGCGGGATCTGACGACCGGCCGGATCAAGCTTGAGGACGCGGACAAGACAGTCGCCGCGTTTGTCGAAGCCAATACTGACAGGCTGCTCGCCCCTGGTGAGAAGGTGGTGGTGGGCAAGACGCTCGTCGATCGTCTGGCGGGTACGGTCCAGGCGACCGCCTATATCGACGTCAAAGTGTTTTTCCCACTTTTCGGTAGTGCCAACAAGCGACGCATTTCGGCGACGACGGCGTCGCTTTACTCCGACAAAGACATCGAAGTGGCGATGATGCTCGACGTCACCGGGTCGATGAAAGGCCAGAAGATCAGGGATCTTAAGTCGGCGGCGGAGAATGCCGTCGAAAAGCTGCTTGAGAATCCGCGCACACGCGTGGCGCTGGTGCCGTATGCAGAGTCTGTGAACGTAGGTGCGCTTGCTGAAAAGACGGTCTTCGTTGAAAAAGCGGGGGCACGCGACCTGCCTCCGCCTGATGATGCAACGCCCAGGGAAATATCTATCAACACAGGCAAGCAGTCGGACAATTGCGCGAGCGACCGCAAGACTCCGGCCCTTGAAGCGGACTTCACTGACGACGGACCGGCCACGAAACGCGTCGGGCCCGATGGACGGATTTATTCTGCGAAGGTCAACCTGGACGATCGGGTCTCAAGCTGCCCTGCTGCCAGTGTGGTGCCGCTTACCGCGGATGCTGACAAGCTCAACAAGGCAATTGAAAAGTTTTCGGCGAATGGCGTGACAGCTGGAGCTATCGGCGTTCAGTGGGCCTACTACATGCTGTCCGACAAGTGGCGCGCCGCGATAAAGGACGCCAAGATGGGCGACGGTCCGGCGGACATGGATACTGCCAAGGTCACGAAAGTGGCTATCCTTATGACCGACGGACAGTTCAACAAGGCCTTTGCGGGTGTCAGGAACACCTCCGACGGGGCCGCTTCCAGGCGCTATGCCGAAAGCCTGTGCACATCAATGAAGGAAAACGGCATCGAGATTTTCACTATCGGCTTCGACTTGAACGATCCAGGTATGTCAAAGACCGAAAGAGACCAGGCCAAGGCGGTGCTCAAGAATTGCTCGTCGCCAGACAAGTCGCATATCAAGCACTACTACGAGGCATCGACAGGCACCGAGCTCGACGAGGCATACAAGGCAATCATCGACGCCACCGAACTACTCTATCTGACGATGTAA
- a CDS encoding carboxymuconolactone decarboxylase family protein produces the protein MNNSPDSRFERGARALAEIDGEGGQKVVDSLADIAPDFARYIIEFPFGDIYSRPGLDLRSREIATIAALTALGNAAPQLKVHIQAGLNVGLSRDEIVETIMQMAVYAGFPAALNGLFAAREVFQQEHSLGA, from the coding sequence ATGAACAACTCTCCAGACAGCCGCTTCGAGCGCGGCGCACGCGCGCTCGCTGAAATCGACGGCGAAGGCGGCCAGAAGGTCGTCGACTCGCTCGCCGACATCGCGCCCGATTTCGCCCGCTACATCATCGAGTTTCCGTTCGGCGACATCTATTCGCGTCCCGGCCTCGACCTCAGGTCGCGCGAGATCGCAACGATTGCGGCTCTGACGGCGCTCGGCAATGCCGCGCCGCAGCTCAAGGTTCATATCCAGGCGGGCCTCAATGTCGGACTTAGCCGCGACGAGATCGTCGAGACGATCATGCAGATGGCGGTCTATGCCGGCTTCCCGGCAGCGCTCAACGGCCTGTTTGCTGCCAGGGAAGTGTTTCAGCAAGAGCACAGCCTGGGAGCATAA
- a CDS encoding MerR family transcriptional regulator, with protein MKIGELAKRSGLTAYTIRYYEQIGLLPVPDKDASGQRDYDASILSWIEFLGRLKATGMPIREMLRYAALRQQGPATDAERRALLEAHRRKVRAHVADLQANLLVLDAKIGGYADAAKRIETENEQLSRQPLRARRTRAR; from the coding sequence ATGAAGATCGGCGAACTGGCAAAACGCTCGGGCCTGACCGCCTACACGATCCGCTATTACGAGCAGATCGGCCTTTTGCCTGTGCCCGACAAGGATGCATCGGGCCAGCGTGACTACGACGCGTCGATCCTCTCCTGGATCGAATTTCTCGGCCGGCTCAAGGCCACCGGCATGCCGATCCGCGAAATGCTGCGATATGCCGCTTTGCGTCAGCAAGGGCCGGCAACCGACGCCGAGCGCCGCGCCTTGCTTGAGGCGCATCGCCGCAAGGTGCGAGCCCATGTCGCCGACCTCCAGGCCAACCTCCTCGTTCTCGACGCCAAGATCGGCGGCTACGCCGACGCAGCAAAAAGGATCGAGACCGAAAATGAACAACTCTCCAGACAGCCGCTTCGAGCGCGGCGCACGCGCGCTCGCTGA
- a CDS encoding ABC transporter substrate-binding protein — MNSLKRSSIRAALCLSVAAAALGLLGAEASAKTLVYCSEAAPEGFDPALYSTNSTWDASSKPIYGRLVEFENGTTNLLPGLAESWTVSDDMLTYTFKLRPGVKFQTTDYFTPTRDMNAEDVVFSFDRQRLTDNPWHQYVTGANYEMYAGMDMQATVKDISKVDDLTVKLVLSQPNASILSNLAMDLGSILSKEYADKLAAAGTPEKLNSEPVGTGPFQFVGYQQDAVVRFKANPTYWGAKPKLDELVFAITADASTRMQRLQAGECHVAAYPAPADVPGLKADPNLVVMEKPGLNVAYLAYNTLTPPFDRIEVRKALNMAIDKKAILQAVFQDLGEVAKNPIPPAMWGYNDAVVDDPYDPVAAKKMLDDAGVKDLKMKVWAMPVSRPYMPNARRVAELIQSDFQKVGVGVEVVSYEWAEYLKRARDKQRDGAIILGGTSDNGDPDNLLSYFFSCAGVGGANMANWCHQPFEELLQKARTTVDQAERAKLYEQAQLIFKEQAPWATLDHSTVSLPMSKKVSGYVMDPLGSHRFETVDIAE, encoded by the coding sequence ATGAATTCCTTGAAACGCAGCTCAATCCGGGCTGCCCTTTGTCTTTCAGTCGCCGCCGCGGCACTCGGCCTGCTCGGTGCCGAGGCATCGGCCAAGACGCTTGTTTACTGTTCCGAGGCGGCACCGGAAGGTTTCGATCCGGCGCTCTACTCGACCAACAGCACCTGGGATGCGTCGTCGAAACCGATCTACGGACGTCTGGTCGAATTCGAGAACGGCACGACGAACCTGCTGCCTGGCCTGGCCGAGAGCTGGACCGTTTCCGACGACATGCTGACCTACACGTTCAAACTGCGCCCCGGCGTGAAGTTCCAGACCACCGACTACTTCACGCCGACACGCGACATGAATGCCGAAGACGTCGTGTTCTCGTTCGACCGCCAGCGCCTCACCGACAATCCCTGGCATCAGTATGTCACCGGCGCGAATTACGAGATGTATGCCGGCATGGACATGCAGGCGACGGTCAAGGACATCTCCAAGGTTGACGATCTCACCGTCAAGCTGGTGCTGAGCCAGCCGAACGCCTCCATTCTCTCCAACCTGGCGATGGATCTGGGTTCGATCCTGTCCAAGGAATATGCCGACAAGCTCGCCGCGGCCGGAACGCCGGAAAAGCTCAACTCCGAGCCGGTCGGCACAGGGCCGTTCCAGTTCGTCGGCTACCAGCAGGATGCCGTGGTGCGCTTCAAGGCAAACCCGACCTACTGGGGCGCCAAGCCGAAGCTGGATGAGCTGGTGTTCGCCATCACCGCCGATGCATCGACGCGGATGCAGCGCCTGCAGGCTGGCGAATGCCATGTCGCGGCCTACCCGGCGCCCGCCGATGTTCCCGGCCTCAAGGCCGACCCCAACCTTGTGGTGATGGAAAAGCCTGGCCTCAACGTTGCTTATCTCGCCTACAACACCTTGACCCCGCCTTTCGACAGGATCGAGGTGCGCAAGGCGCTGAACATGGCGATCGACAAGAAGGCCATCCTCCAGGCGGTGTTCCAGGATCTCGGCGAAGTCGCCAAGAACCCGATCCCGCCGGCGATGTGGGGCTACAACGATGCGGTCGTCGACGATCCCTACGATCCGGTCGCAGCCAAGAAAATGCTCGACGACGCAGGCGTCAAGGACCTGAAGATGAAGGTCTGGGCGATGCCGGTCAGCCGGCCCTACATGCCCAACGCCCGTCGCGTCGCCGAGCTGATCCAGTCCGACTTCCAGAAGGTCGGCGTCGGTGTCGAGGTCGTGTCCTACGAATGGGCCGAATACCTCAAGCGTGCCCGCGACAAGCAGCGTGATGGCGCCATCATCCTCGGCGGCACCAGCGACAATGGCGATCCGGACAATCTGCTGTCCTACTTCTTCTCCTGCGCCGGCGTCGGCGGCGCCAACATGGCCAACTGGTGCCACCAGCCCTTCGAGGAGCTGCTCCAGAAGGCACGCACGACTGTCGACCAGGCCGAACGGGCGAAGCTCTACGAGCAGGCCCAGCTGATCTTCAAGGAACAGGCACCCTGGGCGACGCTCGACCATTCGACCGTCTCGTTGCCGATGTCGAAGAAGGTCAGCGGCTATGTGATGGACCCGCTCGGCTCGCACCGCTTCGAGACTGTCGACATCGCCGAGTAG